One window from the genome of Crassostrea angulata isolate pt1a10 chromosome 2, ASM2561291v2, whole genome shotgun sequence encodes:
- the LOC128171507 gene encoding uncharacterized protein LOC128171507: MASSMKPISRSIMETSKKRKHENEEQIESSSITGSSIMGEESETCDLQCSAKRKSIMRSSSEEGIGLSSSEDDDETDKSYTERRLIDGGTGTFQYRDLKNANIFYSEKPDSIEEFIQDIKVDILKNFPEIPDFENSVRKLSSRTRDNLLFSFDLDNILKHLDDGYAHKNYVEVEWMKQIRSDFVRAEQVDKALNLTDMFDRHWFSAVKNFLISTMSLITTVLNPPDDGQCLLKSKKARKKRKNKGKKLAESAERGRQPLQSVYHHYFTRIGELFFLKQRAVVNRTYIFGDKIVSNVPDLAYGFASRPVAVQKNVLLSVVEVEGKPVNNDMSECLEDQLDPDVLGRVGSELFAVVPHSVMFPNSLGMICMGTKIIFVYLKIKREPGELLILPLKSKGIIQYTRPFDILKAQDRGDVCEILYWLGCVQNHCDRELLLTT, from the exons GGTGAAGAAAGTGAGACATGCGACTTGCAATGTTCAGCGAAGAGAAAATCAATTATGAGGTCATCTTCAGAAGAAGGAATAGGCCTCAGCAGTTCagaggatgatgatgaaacaGACAAAAGTTATACAGAAAGAAGATTAATAGATGGGGGAACAGGAACTTTCCAGTATAGGGATTTAAAGAACGCGAACATTTTCTACAGTGAAAAACCTGACTCCATCGAGGAATTTATTCAGGATATTAAAGTTGacattttgaagaattttccAGAAATCCCAGATTTTGAAAACAGTGTTAGAAAGTTAAGCAGTCGTACCAGAGATAATCTTTTGTTTTCGTTTGACTTGGATAATATCTTGAAACATTTGGATGACGGATACGCTCACAAGAACTATGTGGAAGTAGAATGGATGAAACAGATACGATCAGACTTTGTAAGGGCAGAGCAAGTGGACAAAGCTTTGAATCTCACTGATAT GTTTGACAGACATTGGTTCTCTGCTGTAAAGAACTTTCTAATATCAACAATGTCTTTAATCACAACCGTTCTGAATCCACCTGATGATGGACAATGTTTACTTAAATCTAAGAAAGCgaggaaaaaaaggaaaaacaaaggaaaaaaactTGCAGAGAGTGCTGAGAGAGGACGACAACCTTTACAGAGTGTTTACCATCATTACTTTACCAGGATTGGAGAACTTTTCTTTCTGAAACAAAG AGCTGTGGTCAACAGAACCTATATTTTTGGTGATAAGATAGTAAGTAACGTTCCAGATTTAGCCTACGGATTTGCTTCAAGACCAGTCGCTGTACAGAAAAATGTCCTGTTGTCTGTAGTTGAG GTGGAAGGAAAACCAGTCAACAAtgatatgtctgaatgtttggAGGATCAACTGGACCCTGATGTTCTTGGGCGAGTTGGATCCGAGCTCTTTGCAGTAGTGCCCCACTCTGTAATGTTCCCTAATTCCCTGGGAATGATATGTATGGGAACCAAA attatatttgtatatctgaaaattaaaagagaACCTGGTGAGCTCCTGATTTTGCCACTCAAAAGTAAAGGAATTATTCAGTATACCAGACCTTTTGACATATTGAAGGCACAGGATAGAGGAGATGTCTGTGAAATTCTGTATTGGCTTGGTTGTGTACAAAATCATTGTGATAGAGAATTGCTGTTGACCACATGA